A stretch of the Snodgrassella alvi genome encodes the following:
- a CDS encoding S41 family peptidase encodes MANSRFKKAALYTLGAFSGVILTLSIQGYANEKSEALPVQSLHTMAEVYGQIKANYVENKTDDTILEGAMKGMVNNLDPHSEYLTVKDYSDLQESTTGEFGGLGMEISSEDGLIKIVAPIEDTPADRAGIKSGDYIVKIDNESTRNMTATEAVKKMRGKPGTSITLTLARKDETQPIVVHLTRAIIKVKSVRFKLLEPNYGYVRITQFQEHTVSLLADALKELNKQNKAPLKGLVLDLRDDPGGLLNSAVGVSAVFLKPGVKVVSTKNRDKKEGMVLRTIPKDYVVKGNDPLINLTDELKSIPVTVLVNSGTASASEIVSGALQDYKRAVIVGTQSFGKGSVQTVIPLSNGGAVKLTTALYYTPNDRSIQAQGIVPDVEVKDKNRTYESREADLGGHLSNPLGGKEVNGDLLGGQKKSTSSASASEAALHENDTTADKDSTKDAKDNTSITNNSKNSGAKNTDASKDSKKKKDEEDWLARRDPNPAKDAQLKAALDLVKDPVKWNQSLGLAAKKPAKTADKDKKDKK; translated from the coding sequence ATGGCTAATTCCCGATTTAAAAAAGCTGCTTTATATACATTAGGCGCTTTCAGTGGCGTGATTCTAACCCTGAGCATACAGGGCTATGCCAATGAAAAATCCGAAGCATTACCCGTACAATCTTTGCATACAATGGCTGAAGTTTATGGACAAATAAAAGCCAATTATGTTGAGAATAAAACCGATGATACGATTCTAGAAGGTGCTATGAAAGGCATGGTTAATAACCTAGACCCGCACTCAGAATATTTAACGGTAAAAGATTATTCCGATCTACAGGAAAGCACTACTGGTGAATTTGGTGGTTTAGGTATGGAAATCAGTTCAGAAGACGGACTGATTAAAATTGTTGCGCCTATTGAAGATACACCGGCCGATCGTGCAGGTATTAAAAGCGGTGATTACATTGTTAAAATTGACAATGAATCTACACGCAACATGACAGCCACTGAAGCGGTTAAAAAAATGAGAGGTAAACCAGGCACCAGTATCACACTGACTCTGGCTCGTAAAGATGAAACTCAGCCCATTGTAGTACACCTCACCCGCGCTATTATTAAAGTAAAAAGTGTTCGCTTTAAATTACTGGAACCAAATTACGGCTATGTGCGCATTACCCAGTTTCAGGAACACACGGTCAGCTTGCTGGCTGATGCTCTTAAAGAACTGAACAAACAGAATAAGGCACCACTAAAAGGTTTGGTATTAGATTTACGTGACGATCCAGGCGGTTTATTGAACAGTGCAGTGGGTGTTTCCGCTGTATTTCTAAAACCTGGAGTAAAAGTAGTCAGCACTAAAAACCGCGATAAAAAAGAAGGAATGGTTTTACGAACGATTCCTAAAGATTATGTGGTTAAAGGTAACGATCCGCTCATTAATCTGACGGATGAGCTTAAAAGCATTCCTGTAACGGTTTTGGTTAATTCAGGAACTGCTTCTGCATCTGAAATCGTTTCTGGCGCTTTGCAGGATTACAAGCGTGCTGTAATTGTTGGTACGCAGAGTTTCGGCAAAGGCTCTGTTCAGACTGTTATTCCTTTGTCCAACGGCGGTGCTGTTAAACTGACTACAGCCTTGTACTACACCCCTAATGACCGCTCCATACAAGCACAAGGTATCGTACCCGATGTAGAGGTTAAAGATAAAAACCGCACATACGAAAGCCGCGAGGCTGATTTGGGTGGACATTTGAGCAATCCGCTGGGTGGTAAAGAAGTAAATGGTGATCTATTGGGCGGACAGAAAAAATCCACGTCTTCTGCTTCAGCTAGCGAAGCAGCCTTACATGAAAATGATACTACTGCTGATAAAGACAGTACTAAAGATGCCAAAGACAATACATCAATTACCAACAACTCCAAAAATAGCGGCGCTAAAAATACTGACGCATCAAAAGACAGTAAAAAGAAAAAGGATGAAGAAGACTGGCTTGCTCGTCGAGACCCCAATCCAGCCAAGGATGCTCAATTAAAAGCAGCATTGGACTTAGTCAAAGATCCGGTCAAATGGAATCAGTCATTGGGATTAGCAGCCAAAAAACCTGCAAAAACAGCGGATAAAGACAAGAAGGACAAAAAATAA